Genomic DNA from Kluyveromyces lactis strain NRRL Y-1140 chromosome C complete sequence:
ACGACAACTGGAAGAACACCAAATTTCCCTAGAAGAAGGTATGTTTAAGTTCCACAATGTACTGAAAATTGTAACCAGGGAATTGCACCGCCTTGAAGATTTCGTAATACTAACAAACGTCAATTTGAACTTTTacagaatttgaatcatcacAACGTGAAGTAAGTGAAGTGAATGCGCAAAGTAAAGCCTTTCTAACAAAACGAGATAAACTTATCGGTGAACGAGAGTTTTTACATAAAGAACTTGATAAACTAGATATCTTGCTAAAGGAACAGACTAAAGATCTCGAGAGAGAGAAACAATCGCGATTGTTACAAAGCAGTAAAGATACGAATGAAGTAGCATTATTTGAGACACTACTTGGTCTTCATATATCTGCAAATGCTCAGGATGCCATTACGTTCCATTTCACTTCAAGGACCGTTGACGTCAGTCCACAATTGTCGATTACTCTTGATGTGTCTCAAGATACTTATAAAATTACAGATTCGAATCCTAAATTGCCTCAGATTATAAAGAATGACTTACTAAACAATTTAGCAGCTACCGATGACCTTCGAAGCTTTCTCAAGGCTGCACGCTCACATTTGAGTGCCTTAACTGAAGCAACTTAAGCCTAGAAGCACTAAAAAATGATACCCGGATACTGACACGTGACTTGAAACTGCTCCCTTTCCCGTCGTTTATCCTCCCGAGATCAATTCAATATTATGAGATATCATTCAGCTGAAGTTCAACAAACACGCTAAATTGTATGGTGTTTTGTTGGCAGAGACAAAAACACCTTCAT
This window encodes:
- the SPC25 gene encoding kinetochore-associated Ndc80 complex subunit SPC25 (conserved hypothetical protein); protein product: MGIDDFNELKLKMDDFQSKIHQFLIKNNQDLATKSETYWNSESEKIKKIEALKDKLRQLEEHQISLEEEFESSQREVSEVNAQSKAFLTKRDKLIGEREFLHKELDKLDILLKEQTKDLEREKQSRLLQSSKDTNEVALFETLLGLHISANAQDAITFHFTSRTVDVSPQLSITLDVSQDTYKITDSNPKLPQIIKNDLLNNLAATDDLRSFLKAARSHLSALTEAT